The sequence GATGACTTTCGGATTGCCAGCCTTGTCGATCATCAAGCCGGCGTACAGGAAACCGGTGTAGACATTGCCTTCGTCGGCCATGCCACGCACGGTCGGCCAGATCACCAGGTCCATCACGCGTTTGTGCACTTCGGCGGTGACCACTGGGGCAGGGGAGTAGGCACCCATGCCTCCCGTGTTCGGGCCGGTGTCGCCGTCGCCGACGCGCTTGTGGTCTTGGCTGGTGGCCATCGGCAAGACGTTCTTGCCATCGACCATCACGATAAAGCTGGCTTCTTCGCCGTCGAGGAACTCCTCGATCACTACACGCGAACCAGCGTCACCAAAAGCATTGCCGGCGAGCATGTCACGCACGGCGTCTTCAGCTTCCGCCAGGGTCATGGCGACAATCACGCCTTTCCCGGCAGCCAGGCCGTCGGCCTTGATCACGATCGGGGCGCCTTTTTCACGCAGATAAGCCAGGGCAGGCTCGATCTCGGTGAAGTTCTGGTAGTCGGCCGTTGGAATCTTGTGGCGCGCCAGGAAGTCCTTGGTGAAGGCTTTCGAACCTTCCAACTGGGCTGCGCCAGCGGTAGGGCCGAAGCAGTCCAGGCCACGGCTGCGGAACAGGTCCACAACGCCGGCGACCAATGGGACTTCCGGACCGACGATGGTCAAGGAAACGTTCTTCTCGGCAAAGTCTGCAAGCTGCTCAAGGGCCAAGACGTCGATGGCGACGTTTTCGCACTTGGCTTCAATGGCGGTGCCGGCGTTGCCTGGGGCGACGAAGACTTTCTGGACGCGAGGGTCCTGGGCAACTTTCCAGGCCAGGGCGTGTTCACGGCCACCGCTGCCAATGATCAAAACATTCATTTCAAAAACCTCGGATGACGCTGAATTCGGGAGAACACTGTGGGCTGCTTTGCTGTGGGAGTTGGCTTGTGTGGGAGCCGGGCTTGCCCGCGATGCAGGTACCTCGGTCTTTCAGTTAGATCAAGGTGATGCTATCGCGGGCAAGCCCGGCTCCCACATAAATCCAGCTCCCTGCAGGCCAGTGCCCACAGGGGATCAAGTCAATCAGTGACGGAAGTGGCGCATGCCGGTGAAGACCATGGCGATGCCGGCTTCATCAGCGGCAGCAATCACTTCTGCATCACGCATCGAGCCGCCTGGTTGGATCACCGCAGTAACGCCGGCCTTGGCCGCATTGTCCAGGCCGTCGCGGAACGGGAAGAACGCGTCCGATGCCATGACCGAACCTTGCACCTGCAAACCGGCATGCTCAGCCTTGATCGCCGCAATGCGGGCCGAGTTCACGCGGCTCATCTGGCCAGCGCCGACACCGATGGTCTGGCGGTTCTTGGCGTAGACGATGGCGTTGGACTTAACGTACTTGGCGACTTTCCAGGCGAAGATCAGGTCGTTGATTTCCTGCTCGGTCGGTGCGCGCTTGGTCACAACTTTCAGGTCTTCGCTACC is a genomic window of Pseudomonas sp. ADAK18 containing:
- the purD gene encoding phosphoribosylamine--glycine ligase; the protein is MNVLIIGSGGREHALAWKVAQDPRVQKVFVAPGNAGTAIEAKCENVAIDVLALEQLADFAEKNVSLTIVGPEVPLVAGVVDLFRSRGLDCFGPTAGAAQLEGSKAFTKDFLARHKIPTADYQNFTEIEPALAYLREKGAPIVIKADGLAAGKGVIVAMTLAEAEDAVRDMLAGNAFGDAGSRVVIEEFLDGEEASFIVMVDGKNVLPMATSQDHKRVGDGDTGPNTGGMGAYSPAPVVTAEVHKRVMDLVIWPTVRGMADEGNVYTGFLYAGLMIDKAGNPKVIEFNCRFGDPETQPVMLRLQSSLVLLVEAALAQALDKVEAQWDPRPSVGIVLAAGGYPADYAKGDVIEGLDAAATLEGKVFHAGTALKDGKVVTAGGRVLCATAMGASVDAAQQQAYKLAAKIDWQGCFYRKDIGYRAIARERGEDQ